GGGGCTGACGGTGGTGTTCGACGGGTCGTCCGGCAAGGTCGCCCGGGCGGCCTTCAGCTCCGCCCACATCTGCCGCGAGACCTCGGTTTCCATGACGGCGATGTCCTTCGTCAGGCTGTGCGCGAAGGGGGTCTCGTTCGACACCCGGCAGGGTTCGTCCCCGGGAGAGCCCTGGGTGAAGATCCCGGCCGGGACGTAGTACAGGGCCCCCACGATGGGGTCCACGCCCCAGACCGTCCCCGGGACGATCCCCAGGGGGGTCCAGCCGGCCCCATCGTACCGGTACAGCCGGCCCTTTTCCGTATTGAAGACCAGGGTGCCTTCCGCCGGGCTCTTCAGGGCGGCCATCCCGGCAAGGGACAACCGTGGGGGGCGCACCCCGGGAAGCCCGGGGCGCACCGCGGCCACGGAAGCCGCCGCGCCGGGGTCGCACCCGACGGACCCCCGGTTCCCGGACGGCCCGGCCGGAGCCGGGACCCCCAGGGCCAGCGTCGCGACCAGCACCTTCAACAACGGTTTCACGCTCATGCGACACCTCCTTTCCACCGGGAAAATGCGGGTCGGGGCGACTCGCCCTGAAGGGCCCCGTCTGCCGGGATGCCCCGACGCCGTCTCCGCCGGAACGCGTTGCCGGCCTCCCCCCACCTTTCCCAAAATCGTCAGGCGAAGGGATTTTCCCCCCTCGCGCGGGGGATGTCAACCGCAATCACGGCGGACGCAGGTCGGGACGGGGGTGAGCGGAATCTCTGGCGACGGGGCCGCGATGGTGGTACAATGGCCGCAGAATATCCCGGGGGATGGGCGTTGAGAACCGAGCACGACCGAAGGCCACCGACTTCCGCCGTTGCATGCCGGCCGCCGGCCCGAAACCCGGACCCCCGGAAGACGATCCCCTAAACCCGGCCGGAGACACACCGTGAAACCATCGACCCTTCGACTGATCGGCTTCAACACCGCCAGCGCCACCGCCATCTTCATGGTGAACCTGGACACCACCGTGGTGAACATCATCCTGCCCACGCTGGCCGACCACTTCGACGTGGACATGACGCGGATCTCCCTGGTGAACGTGGCCTACCTGCTCTCCCTGACCGCCTTCCTGCTGGTGTTCGGCCGCCTGTCCGACCGCTGGGGGCCGGAGAAGATCTTCATCCCCGGCTACGTCCTCTTCACGGTGGGGTCCGCGCTGTGCGCCCTGTCCCGGGGGATCTGGGACCTCTCCGCCTACCGCTTCGTCCAGGGGGTCGGCGGCTCCATGATCTTCGCCACATCCGCCGTCATCATCGTCAAGTACATCCCCGCGGAGATGCGGGGTCGGGCGTACGGCGTCAACGGCCTCTTCGCCGGGATCGGGTTCGCCCTGGGGTCGCCCGTCGGGGGCTACCTCTGCTCCTTCGGCTGGCAGTGGGTTTTCCTGGTGAACATCCCCATCGGCCTGGTCGGCATCTTCCTGTGCCTCCGTTTCCTCGACGACCGGACCCACGTCCGCAGCCGGGAGACGTTCGACACGGGCGGCGCCGTTCTCAGTTTCTTCGCGCTGATCCTGCTGATCGCCGCCTTCCAGGCCGGGGGAAAGTTCTCCTGGACCTCGCCCGGGGTCCTGGGCTGCTTCGCCGTTTCCGGTCTCCTGTGGGTCGCCTTTCTCGTCGTGGAATCGCGGGTTTCAAACCCTCTGGTCCCTCTTTCCCTTTTTCGGAACCTCCCGCTGTCCGCCGCCCTGATCGCCAATTTCGTCTACCTCCTCCTCCTCTATGGCATCAGCTTCATCTTCCCCTTTTACTTCAAGTACATCCAGAAGCTCACCGACGCACAGACCGGCCACTGCATGGCCCTGTTCCCCCTCGTCTCCATCGTGATCAGCCCCGTCACGGGGTTCCTCTGCGACAAGATCGGCCCCCGGGTCCTGTGCATCTTCTCCATGGCCGTCTTCGTGGCCTCCACCGTGCTCTTCCTCCGGTACGACGCCGCGACGCCGACGACCTACCTGGTGGTGACCCTGCTCCTGTTCGGCCTGGCCATGGCGCTTTTCTGCACGGCCATCCTGACCCTCATCATGACCCACGCGGCGCCGGGCCGGGCGGGGGTCCTCTCGTCGGTCAAGGCCGTCATCCCCAACCTGGGCGGCCTGCTGGGCGTTTCAATGTTTTCCATCGTCTTCACCCACCACCTTCTGTCGGAGGGCGAAGGTCTGGTGGAGACGGCGTCCCTGACGACGCTGATGACGGGTTTCCGGCAGACCATGGTCCTGGCGCTGGCGGTGGCCGTGGCCGGCTTGCTGGCTTCCCTGGTCGCCCGTCCCCGGGAGAACGCGCCGGCGCCGCCCGACGAGGCGCGGTCCCTGCAGTTGTGACGATCCCGGGGAGAGCGGGGGGAGCGGGAATGCGAGGAGTTCCCGCGCTAGAGGGGGGGGTGCTGCGGCTCAATGGGGTTTTCCCGCGCAAGCTGAAGCTTGCGCCACGACTTGATGGGTTTTAGCGCGCAAGCTGAAGCTTGCGCCACGGCTTGAGGGGATTTTCGCGCGCAAGCTGAAGCTTGCGCCACCAATTATGGCGTGACCAACGCGGAGATTTCGGGAGGCGACATGACGACACCGGCGACACGGTTTTCACTCAGCCACGCGGAGAAGCGGATCTACCTGACGGAGCGCCTTCACCCCGGTTCCACCATGTGGAACCTGCCCTACCTGGTCCGTTTCCACGAGAACGTGGAGGAAGACCTCCTGGTGGAAGCCATCCGCCGGGTCGTCCGGGCCAACCCGGGGCTGCGCCTCCGTTTCACCGAGGTGGACGGCGAGATCCGGCAGTACGTGTCGGACGACGGGGAGATC
The Acidobacteriota bacterium genome window above contains:
- a CDS encoding MFS transporter; translation: MKPSTLRLIGFNTASATAIFMVNLDTTVVNIILPTLADHFDVDMTRISLVNVAYLLSLTAFLLVFGRLSDRWGPEKIFIPGYVLFTVGSALCALSRGIWDLSAYRFVQGVGGSMIFATSAVIIVKYIPAEMRGRAYGVNGLFAGIGFALGSPVGGYLCSFGWQWVFLVNIPIGLVGIFLCLRFLDDRTHVRSRETFDTGGAVLSFFALILLIAAFQAGGKFSWTSPGVLGCFAVSGLLWVAFLVVESRVSNPLVPLSLFRNLPLSAALIANFVYLLLLYGISFIFPFYFKYIQKLTDAQTGHCMALFPLVSIVISPVTGFLCDKIGPRVLCIFSMAVFVASTVLFLRYDAATPTTYLVVTLLLFGLAMALFCTAILTLIMTHAAPGRAGVLSSVKAVIPNLGGLLGVSMFSIVFTHHLLSEGEGLVETASLTTLMTGFRQTMVLALAVAVAGLLASLVARPRENAPAPPDEARSLQL